The Daucus carota subsp. sativus chromosome 2, DH1 v3.0, whole genome shotgun sequence genome includes a window with the following:
- the LOC108208734 gene encoding calcium-dependent protein kinase 26 — MGNTCRGSSSVQSFNQGIAKPQEHHRSSSNESSNNSSSDYSPTTLNAQQQVAQEFENDKQPSVTNHNNKKENNSPSVVIPKKKNSMNRSTNPTYYVLGHPTPNIRDLYTLGRKLGQGQFGTTYLCTENSTGTEYACKSIAKRKLISKEDVEDVRREIQIMHHLAGHANIVTIKGAYEDHLYVHIVMELCNGGELFDRIIHRGHYSEKKAAGLTKIIVGVVEACHSLGVMHRDLKPENFLLVNKDDDFSLKAIDFGLSIFFKPGQIFTDVVGSPYYVAPEVLLKHYGKESDIWTAGVILYILLSGVPPFWAETQQGIFDSVLKGHVDFESDPWPLISDSAKDLIRKMLCKRPSDRLTAPQVLCHPWISEQGVAPDRSLDPAVLSRLKQFSAMNKLKKMALRVIAESLSEEEIAGLKEMFKAMDTDNSGAITFDELKAGLRKYGSTLKDTEIRDLMDAADVDNSGSIDYGEFVAATIHLNKLEREEHLMAAFQYFDKDSSGYITVDELQQACAEHNMTDAYLEDIIKEVDQDNDGRIDYGEFVAMMQKGNAGVGRRTMRHSLNMSRRDSQGAQ, encoded by the exons ATGGGCAATACATGCCGTGGATCTTCTAGTGTACAAAGTTTTAACCAGGGAATAGCTAAGCCTCAAGAACACCACCGTTCCAGCTCCAACGAGTCGTCTAACAACTCCTCTTCGGATTATTCACCCACCACTTTAAACGCTCAACAACAAGTTGCTCAAGAATTTGAAAACGATAAACAACCCTCAGTTACCAAccataataataaaaaagaaaataattctcCATCAGTTGTTATCCCCAAAAAGAAAAACAGTATGAACCGTAGCACCAACCCAACTTATTATGTCTTGGGTCATCCCACTCCCAACATACGTGATCTTTACACGCTTGGGCGTAAATTAGGGCAAGGTCAGTTTGGTACCACCTATTTATGCACCGAGAATTCCACAGGAACTGAATATGCTTGTAAATCTATTGCCAAGAGGAAGCTCATATCTAAAGAAGATGTAGAGGATGTTAGGAGGGAGATTCAAATAATGCACCATTTGGCTGGTCACGCGAATATAGTGACCATCAAGGGTGCATATGAGGACCACTTGTATGTCCATATAGTGATGGAGCTCTGTAACGGGGGAGAGTTGTTTGACAGGATTATTCACAGGGGACACTACAGCGAGAAGAAGGCTGCTGGATTAACAAAGATTATTGTAGGTGTTGTTGAGGCATGCCATTCACTTGGGGTTATGCATAGAGATCTTAAGCCTGAGAATTTCTTGTTAGTTAACAAGGATGATGATTTTTCTCTCAAAGCAATCGATTTTGGACTTTCAATTTTCTTTAAGCCAG GTCAGATTTTTACTGACGTGGTTGGTAGCCCGTATTATGTTGCTCCTGAGGTGCTTTTGAAGCACTATGGGAAAGAATCAGATATATGGACAGCAGgggttatattatatattctactAAGTGGTGTTCCTCCTTTCTGGGCCG AAACTCAGCAGGGGATATTTGATTCGGTTTTGAAGGGGCACGTAGACTTTGAATCAGATCCCTGGCCTTTGATTTCAGATAGCGCTAAGGATCTCATCAGGAAGATGTTATGCAAGCGACCTTCAGATCGCTTAACTGCTCCTCAAGTCTTAT GTCATCCTTGGATTAGTGAACAAGGAGTTGCTCCTGATAGATCCCTGGATCCAGCTGTACTCTCTCGCCTGAAACAGTTCTCTGCAATGAataagttgaagaagatggctTTACGG GTTATTGCTGAAAGTTTGTCAGAGGAGGAAATTGCTGGTCTGAAAGAAATGTTCAAGGCAATGGACACTGATAACAGTGGTGCAATAACATTTGATGAACTCAAGGCTGGTTTGAGAAAATATGGTTCAACCTTAAAGGATACAGAGATACGTGACCTTATGGACGCA GCTGACGTGGATAATAGTGGGTCTATTGACTATGGTGAGTTTGTAGCAGCGACAATTCATCTGAACAAACTTGAACGTGAGGAACATCTCATGGCTGCGTTTCAGTATTTCGACAAAGATAGCAGTGGTTATATTACAGTTGATGAGCTCCAGCAAGCTTGTGCAGAACATAACATGACTGATGCTTACCTTGAAGACATTATAAAAGAAGTTGATCAAGATAAT GATGGGAGGATCGATTATGGTGAATTTGTTGCTATGATGCAAAAAGGCAATGCAGGAGTTGGAAGGCGAACCATGCGACACAGTCTGAATATGAGTAGGAGAGATTCACAAGGAGCTCAATAG